A single genomic interval of Bradyrhizobium sp. sBnM-33 harbors:
- a CDS encoding MFS transporter → MPVAVLALTAGAFGIGTTEFIIMGLLLQVAADMQVSVSAAGLLISGYALGVFAGAPILTLATRRMPRKAVLLALMAIFTLGNAACAVAPSYAALMAARVLTSLAHGTFFGVGSVVGTGLVAQDKRASAIAMMFTGLTAATLLGVPFGAWFGLSFGWRSAFWAVAAIGVVAFIVLALLVPNHVGRNGENTSLREELTVLARPQVQLGLAMTVLGFAGLFTVFTYIQPILTRITGFSEAAVSPILLVFGVGLSIGNIAGGRLADSGLPRALIGTLAGLVIVLVVLALALPAKAPAVLLIGLLGAAAFATVAPLQIRVIEKAGTAGQNLASSLNIAAFNLGNALGAWAGGVTIDRGLGLAALPVVAAVITALGLALAFWSLRLDRVSASSITCPAE, encoded by the coding sequence ATGCCTGTTGCCGTCCTCGCCCTTACCGCTGGCGCCTTCGGCATCGGCACGACCGAGTTCATCATCATGGGTCTGCTGCTACAGGTCGCTGCCGACATGCAGGTCTCCGTCTCGGCCGCCGGCCTGCTGATTTCCGGCTACGCGCTCGGGGTTTTCGCCGGCGCACCGATCCTGACGCTCGCCACGCGCCGAATGCCGAGAAAGGCGGTGCTGCTGGCGTTGATGGCGATCTTCACGCTCGGAAATGCCGCCTGCGCAGTCGCGCCCAGCTATGCCGCGCTGATGGCAGCGCGCGTTCTGACCTCGCTCGCGCACGGTACCTTCTTCGGCGTCGGATCGGTTGTGGGGACAGGGCTTGTCGCACAAGACAAGCGGGCCTCGGCGATCGCGATGATGTTTACGGGCCTGACGGCCGCCACGCTGCTTGGTGTGCCTTTCGGTGCCTGGTTCGGCCTGTCGTTCGGCTGGCGGTCCGCGTTCTGGGCCGTGGCGGCGATCGGCGTCGTCGCGTTCATCGTGCTTGCCCTGCTGGTGCCGAACCATGTGGGCCGCAACGGCGAGAACACATCGCTGCGCGAAGAGCTGACGGTGCTCGCGCGGCCGCAGGTGCAGCTCGGGTTGGCTATGACCGTGCTTGGGTTCGCCGGTCTCTTCACGGTATTCACCTATATTCAGCCGATCCTTACCAGGATCACCGGATTTTCGGAGGCGGCGGTCTCGCCGATCCTCCTCGTATTCGGCGTCGGGCTATCGATCGGCAACATCGCCGGGGGACGGCTTGCAGATAGTGGCTTGCCGCGTGCTCTGATCGGAACCCTTGCCGGCCTCGTCATCGTCCTTGTCGTGCTTGCGCTCGCGCTCCCTGCCAAGGCGCCGGCCGTGCTGCTGATCGGCCTGCTCGGCGCGGCAGCTTTCGCCACGGTCGCGCCGCTCCAGATTCGCGTGATCGAGAAGGCGGGAACGGCCGGGCAGAACCTTGCTTCCAGCCTGAACATCGCCGCCTTCAACCTTGGCAACGCGCTAGGCGCCTGGGCTGGCGGCGTGACCATCGATCGCGGTCTCGGCCTCGCCGCCTTGCCAGTAGTCGCAGCGGTTATCACGGCCCTCGGTCTCGCGCTGGCGTTCTGGAGCCTGCGGCTCGACCGGGTGTCCGCAAGCTCGATCACGTGTCCCGCAGAATAG
- a CDS encoding aldo/keto reductase yields MEYRNLGASGLKVPVLSFGAATFGGQGPLFSAWGRSDAEEARRLIDICLDAGVTLFDTADVYSNGASEEILGAAIKGRRDKLLISTKTSLPMGDGPFDAGSSRHRLLGAIDASLRRLGTDYIDLLQLHAFDAGTPIAEVLYALDVLVRAGKVRYVGVSNFSGWQVIKSLDLAERHGWPRYVAHQVYYSLVGRDYEWELMPLGLDQGVGAMVWSPLGWGRLTGKLRRGQPLPKDSRLHETAQWGPPVEGERLYRVIDVLDEVADETGKSVPQIAIAWLLTRPTVCSVIVGARNEAQLRDNLGAVGWSLSEEQIRRLDAASDVMPAYPYYPYRTQAGFARLNPKPV; encoded by the coding sequence ATGGAATATCGTAATCTCGGTGCCTCGGGCTTGAAGGTGCCGGTCCTCAGCTTCGGCGCGGCCACCTTCGGCGGCCAAGGCCCGCTGTTCTCCGCCTGGGGCCGCTCGGATGCCGAGGAAGCACGGCGGCTGATCGACATTTGTCTCGACGCCGGCGTTACGCTGTTCGACACTGCCGATGTCTATTCGAACGGCGCGTCCGAAGAGATACTGGGTGCAGCGATCAAAGGCCGCCGCGACAAACTATTGATCTCGACAAAGACAAGCCTGCCAATGGGTGATGGTCCGTTTGACGCCGGCTCATCTCGTCACCGCCTGCTCGGCGCCATCGATGCGTCCCTGAGAAGGCTGGGCACGGACTATATCGACCTGCTGCAGCTCCACGCTTTTGATGCGGGTACACCCATTGCAGAAGTGCTCTACGCGCTCGACGTGTTGGTGCGTGCCGGCAAGGTGCGCTATGTCGGCGTCTCTAACTTCTCCGGCTGGCAGGTGATTAAATCACTCGACCTTGCCGAGCGTCACGGCTGGCCGCGCTACGTGGCGCATCAGGTCTACTATTCCCTTGTTGGACGCGACTACGAATGGGAGCTGATGCCGCTCGGGCTCGATCAGGGCGTGGGTGCTATGGTGTGGAGTCCGCTCGGTTGGGGCCGGCTTACCGGCAAGCTCAGGCGCGGTCAGCCACTGCCGAAAGACAGTCGCCTTCACGAGACGGCGCAATGGGGCCCGCCGGTCGAGGGCGAGCGGCTCTATCGCGTGATTGATGTCTTGGACGAAGTCGCGGACGAAACAGGGAAGAGCGTGCCGCAGATTGCGATCGCCTGGCTCCTGACTCGGCCGACCGTTTGCTCGGTGATCGTCGGCGCCCGGAACGAGGCGCAGCTCCGCGACAATCTCGGTGCGGTTGGCTGGTCGCTGAGCGAGGAGCAGATTCGGCGGCTGGACGCGGCCAGCGACGTCATGCCGGCCTATCCCTACTATCCGTACCGGACTCAGGCCGGATTCGCCCGTCTCAATCCCAAGCCCGTGTGA
- a CDS encoding response regulator: protein MAFDLSMPILVVDDYSTMIRIIRNLLKQLGFENVDEASDGSAALAKMQSKRYGLVISDWNMEPMTGYDLLREVRASPEFSKTPFIMITAESKTENVIAAKKAGVNNYIVKPFNAATLKTKMEAVFPDAAG from the coding sequence ATGGCTTTTGACCTGTCGATGCCGATCCTGGTGGTCGATGACTACAGCACCATGATCCGCATTATCCGCAACCTTCTCAAGCAGCTCGGATTCGAGAATGTCGACGAGGCCAGCGATGGATCGGCTGCGCTCGCCAAGATGCAGAGCAAGCGATACGGCCTCGTGATCTCCGACTGGAACATGGAGCCGATGACCGGCTACGACCTGCTTAGGGAAGTCCGCGCCAGCCCGGAATTCTCCAAGACGCCCTTCATCATGATCACCGCGGAATCCAAGACCGAAAACGTGATCGCCGCGAAGAAGGCCGGCGTCAACAATTACATCGTCAAGCCGTTCAACGCCGCAACGCTCAAGACCAAGATGGAAGCGGTGTTTCCCGACGCAGCCGGCTGA
- a CDS encoding Crp/Fnr family transcriptional regulator produces the protein MDSAPRSPNGFLSSLTADDFELIRPHLRAADLSQDMVLVEVDETLKRAYLPHKGVISLVVKLARGEHVQIAMIGRDSIFGAFAALGDPVALNTAVVLVPGAASTIDLDQLRVAADQSATLRTALARHGLAVYAQIQQTAGCNASHTVESRLARCLLHTRDLSGSDKLVLTQEAMAQMIGARRNSVSLVAHTLQQADFIHYSRGHIEITNVDGLIKTSCECYATVKAQYTRLLHPRIHSAAA, from the coding sequence TTGGATTCAGCCCCTCGTTCTCCGAATGGATTTCTGTCCTCGCTGACCGCGGACGATTTCGAATTGATCCGCCCGCATCTGCGCGCCGCCGATCTCAGCCAGGACATGGTGCTGGTCGAAGTCGACGAAACGCTCAAGCGTGCGTATCTTCCGCACAAGGGCGTCATCTCGCTGGTCGTGAAGCTGGCGCGCGGCGAGCACGTCCAGATCGCGATGATCGGCCGCGACAGCATCTTCGGTGCATTCGCTGCCCTCGGCGACCCCGTGGCGTTGAACACCGCCGTGGTGCTGGTGCCGGGCGCCGCCTCGACGATCGATCTCGACCAGCTTCGTGTTGCCGCTGACCAGAGCGCAACGTTGCGTACCGCACTGGCGCGGCATGGCCTCGCCGTCTATGCGCAAATCCAGCAGACCGCCGGCTGCAATGCCTCGCATACGGTGGAATCCCGGCTGGCGCGGTGCCTGTTGCATACACGCGACCTCTCCGGCAGCGACAAGCTGGTCCTGACCCAGGAAGCGATGGCCCAGATGATCGGCGCACGCCGCAACAGCGTTTCGCTGGTGGCCCATACGCTGCAGCAGGCGGACTTCATCCACTACAGCCGGGGGCATATCGAAATCACCAACGTGGACGGCCTGATCAAGACGTCCTGCGAATGCTACGCGACGGTTAAGGCGCAGTACACGAGGCTGCTGCATCCGCGCATCCACAGCGCGGCTGCTTAG
- a CDS encoding response regulator, which translates to MTRVLIVDDDPMVCAAIEIYLERHGFEVTVADGGEAGLRALEDSGYDLMLVDIFMPHMRGFESIRIFHERAPTIPLVAMSGYAFANLDSPAPDFLRMALELGAARCLRKPFTPGALLAVVNECLAEARSRFSGIVQSN; encoded by the coding sequence ATGACACGTGTTCTCATCGTCGATGACGATCCCATGGTCTGCGCGGCCATCGAGATCTATCTCGAGCGTCACGGCTTTGAGGTGACGGTAGCCGATGGTGGCGAAGCCGGGCTTCGCGCGCTGGAAGACTCCGGCTACGACCTGATGCTCGTCGATATCTTCATGCCGCACATGCGCGGCTTCGAATCGATCAGGATTTTCCACGAGCGCGCCCCGACGATCCCGCTCGTTGCGATGTCGGGATACGCCTTTGCCAATCTCGACTCGCCGGCGCCGGACTTCCTGCGCATGGCGCTCGAGCTCGGTGCCGCGCGCTGCCTACGCAAGCCGTTCACGCCGGGGGCGCTCCTGGCGGTCGTCAACGAGTGTCTTGCCGAAGCCCGCTCACGTTTCAGCGGCATCGTCCAGTCGAACTAG